The Terriglobales bacterium genomic sequence CGTGTCCGCGACCGCCGAAGCCAAGGACCAGGAAGCTCTGAAATTGGTCGCGATTTTTGCCAGCGTCATATTCGTTCACTTGCTGGATCTTCGGCTGATAGAGACGGATCTTACCGTCGGCAAAGACCAGGTATTTCTGCTCCGGCGACTGAATGTTCGCCGACATCTGCGTCTCGCCTTTACCAGTGCGCCGGTAGTAGACCTTCCCCTTTTGGGTATCGGTTTCATTCACCACTTTCTGATACTGATCCCATACGAAGTCGGCCTCTGCATTACGAAACTGTGCTGCTGCAGAATCCATTTGCGTTAGTACGCCCTCGAGTGACGAGTTTGAACTAGCATTGGAAGCGGGCGCGTTAGCTTTCGCTTGCGCAAATGCAGAAGAGAAGCAGGACATGACGAGCGCCAGAATGACAGCGCCAACTCTCGCCAGCGGTCGCGCGATGGTGGCACCGCTGTGACCATCATTCCTAACGTGACAAGACTCTATGAGCACGAATTTCCTCATGAGGTTCTAACCCATCTGTGCAAGATTCGACTCGGAGCTACAGGCGACGGGCCCAGACGCGATAGCCTGTGATCTTCCCAGAATTGTCTCGCAGCGGTTCATAGCGCGTGATCTCCACGGCGCCGGCGATTGGATCCAGCGCTTTCTTGAGCGCTTGCTGCGCATCGGATTCGCTGGCGGCAACTCCCGAGGCATTCAATTCATACACGAATGCATTCGGCCCATCTGTTCGCACAACAATTTCGTTGGGATGCAGGCGTAGATAATTTGGGCTGTCCTTGAAGACATTGCGTGGAGTAAGAAAGATGAAGGCGAGAATTACGGTGACCATCACGTCGTAGTGCAATCCGCCACGCGGATGCGTCCACAGGATATAGCTCTTGAGGGTTTGGCCGGGACTCAGAAGATTCTCCTCGACTCTACTTAGTGTAGAGCCCGCTGCCACCGGCACGCAATCCGAGGTGCATTTCGGATGCACTTAGATGCGGAAATCGGCATTCGCGGCATGTACTTTTGTTCCTTCTACTCTGGATTTCCAACCAGTCTGCTCAATTTCGCGTGCTAAACTGACACTCTTAGTCCTCGCCCCGCGAACTATCTCGCGGACTCGGGCCGCCTCGTCAGCGCTCTTAAAACATAATTTCTGCGTTTTTTCTCTGGCCGGGAAAGCAGAAAGGATAGTGAAGCGTTCCAAGAACGGCGGCAAAATCCTCGTGTCAATCTGCTGCGGCATATTAGTTGGCGCAGCGATTGGAGCCATCCATTGGGCGATCGTGCCCCATGATCAGGAGCTGATGACTCACATCTTCCTGGGCGATCTCGTCGCCGCTCTCAGCACGATGATCGTGTGCCTGGCGATCCAGCTTCGGCAGGAAGAAGTGCATTTTGCCAGTGCCATGTCGCGTGCCGCCATCGTCTCGGAACTCAATCATCATGTGCGCAACGCCGTTTTTCCGTTGTGCCTGGCCGTCCAGAAGTCCGGCGAC encodes the following:
- a CDS encoding outer membrane lipoprotein carrier protein LolA: MDSAAAQFRNAEADFVWDQYQKVVNETDTQKGKVYYRRTGKGETQMSANIQSPEQKYLVFADGKIRLYQPKIQQVNEYDAGKNRDQFQSFLVLGFGGRGHDLPMQFEVKFVGYENVDGVKTAKLELIPKAPNVKNMFAQIVIWIDPARGISLKQQFFEPSGDYRIADYSNIKLNGKVPDDVFKLHTSGSVKTVKGK